Proteins co-encoded in one Callospermophilus lateralis isolate mCalLat2 chromosome 2, mCalLat2.hap1, whole genome shotgun sequence genomic window:
- the Tor4a gene encoding torsin-4A, giving the protein MDCGQPSLESAAADPRASGPCVIAPVRAVLRLRRRVWLLRKRRLLQLGSGSDTGTGALRPGCGSGALRGELDQPKFFTFDGPAELSSRTLRKRRRRSRVVLYPEASRKYRPRAERRSRAQRCLLLLAAIVGFQVLNAIENLDDNAQRYDLDGLEKVLQRAVFGQPAAVGRIVSLLRDYLATHVHSRPLLLALHGPSGVGKSHVGRLLAHHFRAVLEDSALVLQYHSRHHCPQPRAAQDCREDLARRVAAVVAQAEAEEKTPLLVVDEVELLPPALLDELDGFMQQQRSHHFHNAIYVLLSGTGGAEITRFVLQNASRAQPLHPDRVHGAQAAAEESEEELHASLRELLAREHPLWQAAAIVPFLLLDKQDVVNCFRDEMAGEGFFPEQARAELLASQLSYYRVAGREFAITGCKQVVAKVNLL; this is encoded by the coding sequence ATGGACTGCGGCCAGCCCAGCTTGGAGTCCGCAGCCGCGGACCCCAGAGCCTCAGGCCCTTGCGTGATTGCTCCGGTGCGCGCTGTGCTCCGCCTACGCCGCCGCGTGTGGCTACTGCGCAAGCGGCGACTCCTGCAGCTGGGCTCTGGGTCCGATACTGGGACCGGGGCGCTCAGGCCTGGCTGCGGCTCTGGGGCCCTGCGCGGGGAACTGGACCAGCCGAAATTCTTCACCTTCGACGGCCCAGCGGAGCTGTCCTCCAGGACGCTGCGCAAGAGGCGCCGGCGCAGCCGCGTGGTGCTCTACCCTGAGGCTTCGCGCAAATACCGACCTCGCGCAGAGCGCCGGAGCCGTGCACAACGATGCCTGCTGCTCCTCGCAGCCATCGTGGGTTTCCAGGTGCTCAATGCCATTGAGAACCTGGACGATAACGCTCAGCGCTACGACCTCGATGGGCTGGAGAAGGTGCTACAGCGAGCTGTGTTTGGCCAGCCGGCCGCCGTGGGCCGCATTGTGTCGCTGTTGCGGGACTATCTAGCCACGCATGTGCATAGCCGCCCGCTCCTCCTGGCACTGCATGGGCCCAGTGGCGTAGGCAAGAGTCACGTAGGCCGCCTCCTGGCACACCACTTCCGCGCGGTGCTCGAGGACAGCGCGCTCGTGCTGCAGTATCACTCACGGCACCACTGCCCACAACCACGCGCTGCGCAGGACTGCCGGGAGGATCTGGCGCGGCGTGTGGCTGCAGTGGTGGCACAGGCCGAGGCGGAAGAGAAGACCCCTCTCTTGGTAGTGGACGAGGTGGAGCTCCTACCGCCAGCGCTGCTGGATGAGCTAGACGGCTTCATGCAGCAGCAGCGTTCGCACCACTTTCACAATGCCATCTACGTGCTCCTTAGTGGCACAGGTGGCGCGGAGATCACCCGATTTGTATTGCAGAACGCCTCCCGCGCGCAGCCCCTGCATCCTGACAGAGTCCATGGTGCTCAAGCCGCTGCAGAGGAGTCCGAGGAGGAACTGCATGCCAGTCTTCGGGAGCTCCTGGCCCGCGAGCACCCACTGTGGCAGGCTGCGGCCATCGTGCCCTTCCTGCTGCTGGACAAGCAGGACGTGGTCAACTGCTTCCGGGATGAGATGGCCGGGGAGGGCTTTTTTCCTGAGCAGGCTCGTGCAGAGCTCCTGGCCTCACAGCTCAGCTACTACCGTGTTGCTGGCCGTGAGTTTGCTATCACTGGCTGCAAGCAGGTGGTAGCCAAAGTGAACCTCTTGTAG